The following proteins come from a genomic window of Coturnix japonica isolate 7356 unplaced genomic scaffold, Coturnix japonica 2.1 chrUnrandom451, whole genome shotgun sequence:
- the LOC107306987 gene encoding solute carrier family 2, facilitated glucose transporter member 4-like has protein sequence MPSGFQQIQNEEEDSDAPPPPGLTPTLAMAVGTAALGSLQVGYHVGVINAPQKVLEAEYNQTWTQRWGEPPPPAAVPTLWALSVAIFSVGGMVASLGVGMVAERLGRKHAMIATNALAFVGGAMMSAAKWGPSYILIIIGRFLLGAYSGLVSGLVPMYVGEIAPTRLRGALGTLHQLAVVIGILGAQVLGLGALLGTAQRWPLLLGMGLCPAALQALLLPRCPESPRFLLGTERRGAAMHGISFNTLLGHTPHNPVPLHNPRPPIGPHIP, from the exons ATGCCGAGTGGATTCCAGCAGATCCAGAATGAGGAGGAG GACTCTGACGCTCCGCCCCCCCCCGGGCTGACCCCCACCCTGGCCATGGCTGTGGGGACGGCGGCTTTGGGGTCACTGCAGGTCGGATACCACGTGGGGGTCATCAATGCACCCCAAAAg GTCCTGGAAGCTGAATACAACCAGACGTGGACGCAGCGCTGGGGGGAGCCGCCCCCCCCCGCGGCCGTGCCCACCCTGTGGGCGCTGTCGGTCGCCATCTTCTCCGTGGGGGGGATGGTGGCGTCGCTGGGGGTCGGGATGGTGGCTGAGAGACTCGGAAG GAAGCACGCCATGATCGCCACCAACGCCCTGGCCTTTGTGGGCGGGGCCATGATGAGCGCCGCCAAGTGGGGCCCATCCTACATCCTCATCATCATTGGTCGGTTCCTGCTCGGCGCCTACTCAG GGCTGGTCTCAGGGCTGGTGCCCATGTATGTGGGGGAGATCGCCCCCACCCGCCTGCGGGGGGCTCTGGGGACCCTGCACCAATTGGCCGTCGTCATCGGCATCCTGGGGGCACAG GTGCTGGGTCTGGGTGCACTGTTGGGCACCGCACAGCGCTGGCCGCTGctgctgggaatggggctgtgCCCCGCGGCCCTACAGGCCCTATTGCTGCCCCGCTGCCCCGAGAGCCCCCGATTCCTCCTGGGGACCGAACGTCGTGGGGCCGCCATGCACGGTATCAGCTTCAACACCCTATTGGGCCAcacaccccataaccccgtCCCCTTACACAACCCTCGCCCTCCTATTGGTCCCCACATCCCATAA